A section of the Hippea sp. KM1 genome encodes:
- a CDS encoding MFS transporter — translation MRALVNPFALLFSIALAHFVNDWYSLLIAPAIPLIKNSYGINYLQSGMLLSVPYFLSAVLQAPIAHFSENHAKRRMVLIGGFLILSLSYLLFYLSNSYYSALFATILIGVGLGTYHPQGMGILSSVFKEKKGMAIGLNGVGGALGYFFAPISMGYLLSLYGTKAFLIVAIPGFVIAFILFVFVRIEEQPIKTSFKSTITKDLLMLGLVAIVIPFFSRGISSFLPAYFYANGSNILDANLKASVMLLAGLVAQPLGGAISDKIGRRQTISISYFMMGVFLALFISKPSLIFLFFMGFFMSLSIPVRHAFAAEVGGKKVNSNIAVVFGMVMIGSSIAPSVVGALADHFGFRVAFGFNVAIAIAGSLLVWAIKPHKQA, via the coding sequence ATGAGGGCTTTAGTCAATCCCTTTGCTTTGCTGTTTTCCATTGCGCTTGCCCATTTTGTCAACGATTGGTATTCGCTTCTAATTGCGCCGGCCATTCCTTTAATTAAAAACTCATACGGCATAAATTACCTGCAATCGGGCATGCTGCTGAGTGTGCCCTATTTTTTATCTGCTGTTTTGCAGGCTCCGATTGCCCATTTCTCTGAGAATCATGCAAAAAGGAGAATGGTTCTTATAGGCGGCTTTTTGATTCTTTCTTTGTCGTATCTTCTGTTCTATCTGTCCAACTCCTATTATTCGGCGCTTTTTGCCACGATCCTGATAGGCGTTGGGCTTGGAACATACCATCCCCAGGGGATGGGGATTCTAAGCAGCGTTTTTAAGGAGAAGAAGGGTATGGCCATTGGCCTGAACGGTGTTGGCGGGGCTTTGGGCTATTTCTTTGCCCCCATCTCCATGGGTTATCTGTTATCCCTATACGGCACAAAGGCCTTCTTGATTGTGGCCATACCGGGTTTTGTTATAGCCTTTATACTCTTTGTCTTTGTCAGGATAGAGGAGCAGCCCATAAAGACATCGTTCAAAAGCACCATAACAAAAGACCTGCTTATGCTCGGCCTTGTTGCAATCGTTATACCGTTTTTCTCAAGGGGTATATCCTCCTTTCTGCCTGCCTATTTTTACGCCAACGGTTCAAATATATTGGATGCCAACCTGAAGGCCTCTGTTATGTTGCTTGCAGGTCTTGTGGCTCAGCCGTTGGGCGGTGCAATATCGGATAAGATAGGGAGAAGGCAGACCATCTCCATAAGCTATTTTATGATGGGTGTCTTTCTGGCCTTGTTTATATCAAAGCCCAGCCTGATTTTCCTCTTCTTTATGGGCTTTTTTATGTCGCTTTCCATTCCTGTAAGACACGCCTTTGCTGCCGAGGTTGGCGGTAAGAAGGTTAATTCGAATATTGCTGTTGTTTTCGGGATGGTGATGATAGGCTCATCCATTGCACCCAGCGTGGTCGGGGCATTGGCGGATCATTTCGGTTTCAGGGTTGCCTTTGGCTTCAATGTGGCGATTGCAATAGCAGGAAGCCTGCTTGTATGGGCAATTAAGCCGCACAAGCAGGCCTGA
- a CDS encoding HD domain-containing protein: MTYEEAKKLLETYTKSESLLKHAACVEAAMRCYAKKFKEDEEKWAIVGLLHDFDYEKYPDEHPYRGAEILKEKGLDEDMIEAILGHANYTGVERKTLMAKTLFAVDELSGFLYAYALVRPTRNLKDVKLKSVKKKLKDKAFARGVNREDIELGAKELGVDLGEHILFVAECLQNNAKAIGLEE; encoded by the coding sequence ATGACCTATGAAGAGGCAAAAAAGCTTCTTGAGACATACACAAAGAGCGAAAGCTTGTTGAAGCATGCAGCCTGCGTTGAGGCGGCTATGCGGTGCTATGCTAAAAAGTTTAAAGAAGATGAAGAGAAGTGGGCTATTGTTGGTCTGTTGCACGATTTTGACTATGAGAAATACCCCGATGAGCATCCCTACAGGGGCGCTGAGATATTAAAGGAAAAGGGGCTTGATGAGGATATGATAGAGGCCATCTTAGGCCATGCGAACTATACGGGCGTTGAGAGAAAGACATTAATGGCAAAGACGCTGTTTGCCGTGGATGAGTTGAGCGGATTCCTCTATGCCTATGCCCTGGTAAGACCCACCAGAAATCTAAAGGATGTAAAGCTAAAATCGGTTAAGAAGAAGCTGAAGGATAAGGCGTTTGCCAGGGGTGTAAACAGGGAGGATATAGAACTTGGGGCAAAAGAGCTCGGTGTTGATTTGGGTGAGCACATACTCTTTGTGGCTGAGTGTTTGCAGAATAACGCAAAAGCAATAGGACTTGAGGAATAG
- the hisS gene encoding histidine--tRNA ligase: MEVLRGFKDILPQDIKKWQRLERIARQTLESFGYKEIRTPILEKTALFARGVGEATDIVEKEMYTFLDKGGESVTLRPEGTAGTVRAFIDNHLENYPFKKYYYIGPMFRYERPQKGRLRQFHQIGIEVFGIDNPAVDAEVVLVDKIMLDRLNISDLRIEINNIGCPECRPEYSRRLKEYFQSHRDSLCDDCKRRLQRNPLRILDCKNKTCSQIANDAPKITDFVCDSCKDHYNKVKDNLSALGIEFEENPRLVRGLDYYTKFVFEIITDRLGAQGTVSAGGRYDNLVEQLGGKPTSGIGFASGCERLISLMDEEEAQSIDYYIASLDEDIYAMDIARGLSLTGRGVYVEYEKRSLKSMLKKADKMNARFVVIVGENEKNKGVVVVRDMADSTQEEKQVNKFIEDEVARWR; encoded by the coding sequence ATGGAGGTCTTAAGGGGCTTTAAGGATATTTTACCACAGGATATAAAGAAATGGCAAAGGCTTGAAAGGATTGCAAGACAGACGCTTGAATCGTTTGGGTATAAGGAGATCCGAACGCCCATACTGGAAAAGACCGCCCTGTTTGCCCGTGGCGTAGGCGAGGCGACGGATATAGTTGAGAAAGAGATGTATACCTTTTTGGATAAGGGCGGTGAGTCGGTTACACTTAGGCCCGAGGGCACAGCCGGCACGGTAAGGGCGTTTATCGACAACCACTTAGAGAACTATCCGTTTAAGAAGTATTACTATATCGGGCCTATGTTTAGATATGAGAGGCCTCAGAAGGGCAGGCTGAGGCAGTTTCATCAGATAGGCATAGAGGTATTTGGTATAGACAACCCGGCTGTGGATGCTGAGGTGGTCTTGGTTGATAAGATTATGCTTGATAGGCTCAATATAAGCGATTTGAGGATAGAGATAAACAACATAGGCTGCCCGGAATGCAGGCCTGAATACTCAAGAAGGCTTAAGGAGTATTTTCAATCGCATAGGGATAGCTTGTGCGATGATTGCAAAAGGAGGCTTCAGAGGAACCCTTTGAGGATTCTTGATTGCAAGAACAAGACCTGCTCACAAATTGCCAATGATGCGCCAAAGATTACGGATTTTGTGTGCGACAGCTGCAAGGATCACTATAATAAGGTTAAGGACAATCTTTCAGCGTTGGGCATAGAGTTTGAGGAAAACCCACGCTTGGTAAGGGGGCTTGATTACTATACCAAATTTGTCTTTGAGATAATCACAGACAGGCTTGGAGCCCAGGGGACGGTTTCTGCCGGTGGAAGATATGACAACCTCGTTGAGCAGTTGGGTGGAAAACCCACAAGCGGTATAGGCTTTGCCTCGGGTTGCGAGAGGCTTATAAGCTTGATGGATGAGGAAGAGGCACAAAGCATCGATTACTATATAGCCAGCCTGGATGAGGATATCTATGCCATGGACATAGCAAGGGGGCTCTCTTTGACCGGCAGGGGTGTGTATGTGGAATATGAGAAAAGAAGCTTAAAGTCGATGTTAAAGAAGGCCGACAAGATGAATGCCCGCTTTGTTGTTATAGTTGGAGAGAATGAGAAGAATAAGGGCGTCGTTGTTGTCAGGGATATGGCCGATTCGACACAAGAGGAGAAACAGGTAAATAAATTTATAGAGGATGAGGTGGCAAGATGGCGATAG
- a CDS encoding ammonium transporter, whose protein sequence is MGLFKRTTLLGLLLLAIPSIAKAATPHIDSGDTAWVLISAALVMMMTPAGLALFYGGMARSKNILNTMGMSFVSYGIVSVLWVIFQFSLAFGADINGIIGNLKYFLLNTDINTVFKPTHVSVFAFAAFQLTFAAITTALISGSIVERVKFSSWVVFSIIWSTIVYTPLAHWVWGGGWLAKMGIADFAGGLVVETCSGIAGLVFALMIGTRRGFKKIAMPPSSIALTAFGAAMLWFGWFGFNAGSAISSGALASNAFLTTNTAGAMGAIAWMIMDWSVHKHPTILGFVSGAVAGLVAITPAAGFVNNAGAIVIGFIAGLISWVATGYLKYRLGYDDSLDVFGVHGLNGIWGMIAIGLFADPKVNFARGLIYGGSHQIIVQLIGVIATIAFVAAGTFISVKITSILTGGLRVDEEDEIRGLDIAIHTEKGFEL, encoded by the coding sequence ATGGGATTGTTCAAAAGGACAACGCTATTGGGTTTACTTCTGCTTGCCATACCGTCTATAGCAAAAGCGGCCACACCGCACATCGACTCAGGCGATACGGCATGGGTTTTGATATCTGCAGCGCTGGTAATGATGATGACCCCGGCCGGTCTTGCGCTGTTCTATGGCGGCATGGCACGAAGCAAAAACATACTAAACACCATGGGCATGTCGTTTGTAAGCTATGGAATAGTTAGTGTTTTATGGGTCATATTTCAGTTCAGTTTGGCCTTTGGAGCAGATATAAACGGCATAATCGGCAACCTTAAGTATTTCCTTCTAAATACAGACATAAACACGGTTTTTAAGCCGACACATGTCTCTGTGTTTGCATTTGCCGCCTTTCAGCTGACATTTGCGGCCATTACCACAGCACTCATAAGCGGCTCTATTGTTGAGAGGGTCAAATTCAGCTCCTGGGTGGTATTCAGCATAATCTGGTCAACCATTGTATACACACCCCTTGCCCACTGGGTCTGGGGCGGTGGCTGGCTTGCCAAAATGGGTATAGCCGACTTTGCCGGCGGTCTTGTGGTTGAAACCTGTTCTGGTATTGCCGGATTGGTGTTTGCCCTCATGATAGGCACAAGGAGGGGTTTTAAAAAAATAGCCATGCCGCCCTCATCCATAGCCCTTACGGCATTCGGTGCGGCTATGTTGTGGTTTGGGTGGTTTGGATTTAACGCAGGAAGCGCCATCTCTTCAGGCGCACTGGCATCCAACGCATTCCTAACAACAAACACGGCAGGGGCAATGGGCGCAATAGCATGGATGATAATGGACTGGTCTGTACATAAACACCCAACGATCCTGGGTTTTGTCTCAGGAGCCGTTGCAGGATTAGTGGCTATCACACCCGCAGCCGGCTTTGTCAACAATGCAGGCGCCATCGTGATAGGATTTATAGCAGGCCTAATCAGCTGGGTTGCAACGGGCTATCTAAAATACAGACTGGGTTATGATGATTCATTGGATGTCTTTGGTGTCCATGGACTAAACGGCATCTGGGGCATGATAGCCATAGGGTTGTTTGCCGACCCGAAGGTTAATTTTGCAAGGGGCTTGATTTACGGTGGAAGCCATCAGATCATCGTGCAGCTTATAGGCGTTATAGCAACAATAGCCTTTGTGGCAGCAGGCACATTTATCTCTGTAAAGATAACATCTATCCTAACCGGTGGCCTAAGGGTCGATGAGGAGGATGAGATCAGGGGTCTGGATATAGCCATACACACAGAGAAGGGATTTGAACTTTAA
- a CDS encoding TrpB-like pyridoxal phosphate-dependent enzyme produces MERKVLLKEDEMPRYWYNILPDMPTPVKPPINPKTMKPINPDDLKAIFPSEIIEQEMSNQREIPIPQEVLDIYAIWRPTPLVRAYNLEKALGTPAKIYYKNESVSPAGSHKPNTAIAQAYYNKKEGITTLTTETGAGQWGSALALAGALLGLNVRVYMVKVSYEQKPFRRSMIHLWGAEVYPSPSNKTEAGRRALEEDPDNPGSLGLAISEAVEDAATHDNTNYALGSVLNHVLLHQTIIGLEAQKQFEKIGDYPDVIFAPCGGGSNLGGVGLPFIRDKINGKDVRVVAVEPASCPTLTKGIFTYDYADVARMTPLLYMYTLGHRFMPPSIHAGGLRYHGDSPILSQLRKDGLLDAVAYNQTEVFEAGALFAKTEGIVPAPETCHAIKGAIDEALKAKEEGKEKTILINFSGHGHFDMTSYDRFLSGEMKDYEYPEEEVKKALDYLPRID; encoded by the coding sequence ATGGAGAGGAAGGTGCTTTTAAAAGAGGACGAAATGCCGAGGTACTGGTATAATATCCTGCCGGATATGCCCACACCCGTCAAACCACCGATAAATCCCAAAACGATGAAACCCATAAACCCCGACGATCTTAAGGCTATTTTCCCCTCTGAGATTATAGAGCAGGAGATGAGCAATCAAAGGGAGATACCCATACCGCAGGAGGTGTTGGATATTTATGCCATTTGGAGACCGACGCCTTTGGTTAGGGCTTACAACCTCGAGAAGGCCTTAGGGACGCCTGCTAAGATTTACTATAAGAACGAGTCGGTATCCCCTGCAGGAAGCCACAAACCCAATACGGCTATAGCACAGGCCTATTACAATAAAAAGGAGGGCATAACGACCCTAACAACGGAGACAGGCGCAGGTCAGTGGGGTTCTGCCTTGGCCTTAGCCGGTGCCTTGTTGGGGTTAAATGTCAGGGTCTATATGGTTAAGGTCAGCTATGAGCAGAAACCCTTTAGGCGATCAATGATTCATCTATGGGGTGCTGAGGTCTATCCATCGCCGAGCAACAAGACCGAAGCGGGCAGGAGGGCGTTGGAAGAAGACCCTGATAATCCCGGGAGTCTGGGTCTTGCCATCAGCGAGGCGGTTGAGGATGCAGCAACGCACGATAACACCAATTATGCACTGGGCAGCGTTTTGAATCATGTTCTGCTCCATCAAACGATAATAGGCCTTGAGGCGCAGAAGCAGTTTGAAAAGATAGGCGATTACCCGGATGTTATATTTGCACCCTGTGGCGGTGGCAGCAATTTAGGCGGCGTGGGCTTGCCGTTTATCAGGGATAAGATAAACGGCAAGGATGTCAGGGTTGTAGCGGTTGAACCTGCAAGCTGCCCAACGCTAACCAAGGGTATATTCACATACGATTATGCGGATGTGGCCAGGATGACACCGCTGCTTTACATGTATACATTGGGCCATAGGTTTATGCCACCCAGCATCCATGCAGGCGGTTTGAGGTATCACGGTGATTCGCCCATTTTGAGTCAGCTAAGGAAGGATGGGCTGTTGGATGCTGTTGCTTATAATCAGACGGAGGTGTTTGAGGCCGGCGCCTTGTTTGCAAAGACGGAGGGTATAGTCCCTGCGCCTGAGACATGCCATGCCATAAAGGGTGCGATAGATGAGGCCTTAAAAGCCAAGGAAGAAGGTAAAGAAAAAACCATATTGATAAACTTCTCAGGCCACGGACACTTTGATATGACATCATACGACAGGTTCTTATCCGGTGAGATGAAGGATTATGAATACCCTGAGGAGGAGGTTAAGAAGGCATTGGATTATCTGCCCAGGATCGACTAA
- the efp gene encoding elongation factor P, with translation MIATNEFKRGVKLEIEGEPYEIVDYEHVKPGKGQAFVRVKLKNLKTGNVVEKTYKSGTKLQRAEVEERMMQYLYKDNDGYQFMDLNTYDQYSIPEDVMGDAAKFIQENKEVTVMLYNGVPIGVSLPNFVELKIVETEPGFKGDTAATGTKPATLETGAVVQVPFFLKEGDIIKIDTRTGEYVERVNK, from the coding sequence ATGATTGCAACCAACGAATTTAAAAGGGGCGTTAAGCTCGAGATAGAAGGTGAGCCTTACGAAATTGTCGATTATGAGCATGTAAAACCCGGCAAGGGCCAGGCCTTCGTCAGGGTAAAGTTGAAGAACCTAAAGACCGGTAATGTGGTTGAAAAGACCTATAAATCCGGCACCAAGCTTCAGAGGGCCGAGGTGGAAGAGCGGATGATGCAGTATCTATACAAGGACAACGACGGCTATCAGTTCATGGATTTGAATACCTATGATCAATACTCCATTCCAGAGGATGTTATGGGCGATGCGGCCAAGTTTATCCAGGAGAATAAAGAGGTTACGGTAATGCTCTATAACGGCGTGCCCATAGGTGTGTCGCTGCCCAACTTCGTTGAGCTTAAGATAGTTGAGACAGAGCCCGGTTTTAAGGGTGATACGGCAGCAACAGGCACAAAGCCTGCAACCTTGGAAACCGGTGCCGTTGTTCAGGTGCCGTTTTTCTTAAAAGAAGGCGATATTATAAAGATAGACACACGAACGGGCGAGTATGTAGAGCGCGTCAACAAATAA
- a CDS encoding P-II family nitrogen regulator, which produces MKKIEAIIKPFKLDAVKEALMNIGIKGMTVSEVKGFGRQKGHTEIYRGAEYIVDFLPKVKIEVVVSDEVAQEAVEAILSSAKTNKVGDGKIFIIPVEKAIRVRTGEVDKDAI; this is translated from the coding sequence ATGAAGAAGATCGAGGCCATTATTAAACCGTTTAAGTTAGATGCGGTTAAAGAAGCCCTGATGAACATAGGCATAAAGGGCATGACCGTATCGGAGGTAAAGGGGTTTGGAAGACAGAAGGGACATACCGAGATTTACCGTGGCGCAGAGTACATCGTGGATTTCCTGCCAAAGGTAAAGATAGAGGTGGTGGTTTCAGATGAAGTAGCTCAAGAAGCTGTTGAGGCTATCTTATCGAGTGCGAAAACAAACAAGGTGGGGGATGGAAAAATATTCATTATACCCGTTGAGAAGGCCATAAGGGTCAGAACGGGCGAGGTTGACAAAGATGCTATTTAA
- the aspS gene encoding aspartate--tRNA ligase, which translates to MAIGSLKRTHYCGDVRADDIDKEVVLFGWVQNWRDHGGVIFIDLKDREGIVQIVFDPSVNERIHQEASKLRSQYCIGVKGRVRHRPEGTVNPNLKTGEVEVVADTLKVFSECENLPFPVEEYVHVNEEVRLKYRYLDLRKPHMQRNLIMRSKAAFAARNYLHSQGFIEIETPVLTKSTPEGARDFLVPSRLSPGKFYALPQSPQLFKQLLMVAGYDRYYQITKCFRDEDLRADRQPEFTQIDLEMSFVEEDDVIEITEGILASIFKEVAGIDINPPFERISYQEAMDRFGSDKPDMRFGLELKKLTDIVEHTNFKVFRDVVEKGGIVYGLNAKGCIDFSRKEIDDLTKLVAVYGAKGLAWIKVKANYELQSPIVKFFSKEEIDGILKRLEAEPGDLLFFMADTPKVVYDSLGALRLEIGRKLNLASDDEFNFVWVVDFPLFEWNEDENRWEAMHHPFTSPKPEDLEYLESDPSRVKARAYDITLNGVEIGGGSIRIHRSDVQKRMFKALGISDEEAQIKFGFLIEALKYGAPPHGGLALGFDRIMTLILKEKSIRDVIAFPKTQKGVCMLTDAPSEVDQKQLNELSIRVRKPQKD; encoded by the coding sequence ATGGCGATAGGCTCACTGAAGAGAACCCACTATTGCGGCGATGTTAGAGCAGACGATATAGACAAAGAGGTTGTGCTTTTTGGCTGGGTTCAAAACTGGAGGGATCACGGCGGTGTTATCTTTATAGACTTAAAGGACAGGGAGGGTATAGTCCAGATAGTCTTTGACCCTTCCGTTAATGAGAGGATACACCAGGAGGCCTCAAAGCTCAGGAGTCAATACTGCATAGGCGTTAAGGGCAGGGTTAGGCATAGACCTGAGGGCACGGTAAACCCCAACCTTAAGACCGGCGAGGTTGAGGTTGTGGCAGATACACTAAAGGTTTTCTCAGAGTGTGAGAATCTGCCGTTCCCCGTTGAGGAGTATGTGCATGTAAATGAGGAGGTAAGGCTTAAGTATAGATATTTGGATTTGAGAAAGCCCCACATGCAGAGAAACCTCATCATGCGCTCAAAGGCAGCATTTGCCGCAAGGAACTATCTGCATTCGCAGGGATTTATCGAGATAGAAACGCCGGTTTTGACAAAATCGACACCTGAGGGGGCAAGGGATTTCCTTGTTCCAAGCAGGCTCTCACCGGGCAAGTTCTATGCACTGCCCCAGTCTCCGCAGCTGTTTAAGCAGTTGCTCATGGTGGCAGGCTATGATAGGTATTATCAGATAACCAAGTGTTTCAGGGATGAGGATCTTAGAGCAGACAGGCAGCCTGAGTTTACCCAGATCGACCTTGAGATGAGCTTTGTTGAGGAGGACGATGTAATAGAGATAACCGAGGGTATACTTGCAAGCATATTTAAAGAGGTGGCAGGCATTGACATAAATCCCCCGTTTGAGAGGATTTCGTATCAGGAGGCCATGGATAGGTTTGGCTCAGACAAACCGGATATGAGGTTTGGCCTTGAGCTGAAAAAACTGACAGACATAGTTGAGCATACCAACTTCAAGGTGTTCAGGGATGTGGTTGAAAAGGGCGGCATTGTTTACGGTTTAAATGCCAAGGGGTGTATAGATTTTTCCAGGAAAGAGATAGATGATCTGACCAAGCTTGTTGCCGTCTATGGTGCCAAGGGGCTTGCCTGGATAAAGGTTAAGGCAAACTATGAGCTTCAATCGCCCATCGTTAAGTTCTTCTCCAAAGAGGAGATAGACGGCATCCTAAAGAGGCTTGAGGCAGAACCGGGCGATCTGTTGTTCTTCATGGCCGATACACCAAAGGTCGTTTATGATTCCCTGGGTGCCTTGAGGCTCGAGATAGGAAGGAAGTTGAATCTTGCCAGCGATGATGAGTTCAACTTTGTCTGGGTTGTGGACTTCCCATTATTTGAGTGGAACGAGGATGAAAACAGATGGGAGGCTATGCACCATCCGTTTACCTCACCCAAGCCGGAGGATTTGGAGTATTTGGAAAGCGATCCTTCAAGGGTTAAGGCCAGGGCATACGATATAACCCTAAACGGTGTTGAGATAGGCGGCGGCAGTATCAGGATCCACAGAAGCGATGTTCAGAAGAGGATGTTTAAGGCGTTGGGTATATCGGATGAAGAGGCCCAGATTAAGTTTGGCTTTTTAATTGAGGCTCTAAAATACGGTGCACCACCGCACGGCGGATTGGCTTTGGGCTTTGATAGGATCATGACCTTGATACTTAAGGAGAAGTCGATCAGGGATGTTATAGCCTTCCCCAAGACCCAGAAGGGTGTTTGTATGCTTACGGATGCCCCCAGTGAGGTGGACCAAAAGCAACTCAACGAGCTTTCAATAAGGGTTAGAAAGCCCCAGAAAGACTAA